The Kiritimatiellales bacterium genome segment GCCGGTTTTGATCGCGACGCCGGCAACCGCTGGCATAACCGCCACAACCTGCCCGATCAGTGGAACATCAGCGTCTCCGGAATTACATTTAACCTTTCATCCACCGATTTCGGTCATCTCGGAATTTTTCCGGAACAGCGCGTCATGTGGAACTGGATTCGAGAAGCGGTGCGTGAACGCAAAGAAAAAACCGGTACGGTCAGCGTATTAAATCTATTTGCCTATTCCGGCGGTTCAACGCTCGCCGCGGCACAAGGCGGCGCCGAAGTCTGCCACCTCGATGCCTCCAAAGGAATGGTTGAATGGGCGCGCGAAAATGCGGCACTGAACAACCTGCAGGATGTATCGATCCGCTGGATTGTCGATGATGCCGCCGGATTTCTCCGGCGCGAGTTAAAACGCAACCGCCATTACGATGCCATCATTCTCGACCCGCCGTCATTCGGG includes the following:
- a CDS encoding class I SAM-dependent methyltransferase, which translates into the protein MNDDYELIDSGDGRKLERFGDVKLVRPAGQAVWHPALPEKIWNDAAAGFDRDAGNRWHNRHNLPDQWNISVSGITFNLSSTDFGHLGIFPEQRVMWNWIREAVRERKEKTGTVSVLNLFAYSGGSTLAAAQGGAEVCHLDASKGMVEWARENAALNNLQDVSIRWIVDDAAGFLRRELKRNRHYDAIILDPPSFGRGKKGEVFKIQEHLPVLLDLCRDLLSENPLFLLLSCHTPEYSPMTLQNLLAQWLKNSGGKTDCGEMLLTGSAGVMPLPSGAFARWIA